One genomic region from Saprospiraceae bacterium encodes:
- a CDS encoding winged helix-turn-helix transcriptional regulator codes for MGATKTDHFTDKQNSIANLAKALGHPARVAIIEYLLSVDTCICGDIVNKLPLAQPTVSQHLKELKNAGLIKGNIEGNAICYCLDEKVFEKLNSYFLKVSAKIEKKKNIPC; via the coding sequence ATGGGGGCAACCAAGACTGATCATTTTACAGACAAACAAAACAGTATCGCCAATCTTGCTAAAGCGCTTGGTCACCCCGCCAGAGTCGCTATCATCGAATACCTGCTCTCGGTCGATACCTGTATCTGTGGCGATATCGTCAATAAATTGCCATTGGCACAACCTACTGTGTCTCAGCACTTAAAAGAACTAAAAAATGCTGGACTCATCAAAGGAAATATTGAAGGAAATGCTATCTGCTATTGTTTAGACGAAAAAGTGTTTGAAAAATTGAATAGTTATTTTTTAAAGGTCTCCGCCAAAATTGAAAAGAAAAAAAATATTCCTTGTTAA
- a CDS encoding TlpA family protein disulfide reductase, whose amino-acid sequence MTSIGNTADLTVTLTSPMEPQQNPTTEYPYAVTVKDDQNKAHSTDHILPQPDKPTVMMFWLTTCNPCARELKSITQHFDQWQQTVPFHLVAMSEDREENYPAFVERIANEKWPFAAYWDFSRQFKSLMPGSLNGLPQTFIFDKHGKMTWSKRGFLPGDEAMLFEQIKEAAKS is encoded by the coding sequence TTGACATCGATCGGGAATACGGCAGATCTTACAGTAACCTTGACTTCTCCAATGGAGCCACAGCAAAACCCCACTACTGAATATCCTTACGCAGTCACGGTCAAAGATGACCAAAACAAGGCGCATAGCACAGACCATATTTTGCCCCAACCCGATAAACCAACCGTGATGATGTTTTGGCTGACTACCTGCAATCCTTGTGCAAGAGAATTAAAATCAATCACACAGCATTTTGACCAATGGCAACAAACAGTGCCTTTTCACCTGGTAGCCATGTCAGAAGATCGGGAAGAAAATTACCCTGCTTTTGTCGAAAGAATAGCCAATGAAAAATGGCCTTTCGCCGCTTACTGGGATTTTAGCCGCCAGTTTAAAAGCCTGATGCCTGGCAGCCTGAATGGCTTACCACAAACATTTATTTTTGACAAACACGGCAAAATGACCTGGTCCAAACGTGGCTTTCTTCCTGGTGATGAAGCTATGCTTTTCGAACAAATTAAAGAAGCAGCTAAGTCCTGA
- a CDS encoding dodecin domain-containing protein: MAVLKVIEVLSSSNKSFEDAIEKAIKKADKSLKNIRSANVHNMSVSVDGGKIKEYRVNIKITFELT; encoded by the coding sequence ATGGCAGTCCTTAAAGTAATCGAAGTGCTCTCCAGCTCCAATAAGAGCTTTGAAGATGCGATTGAAAAAGCAATCAAAAAAGCTGACAAATCCCTAAAAAATATTCGCTCCGCCAATGTACATAACATGAGCGTTTCGGTAGACGGTGGAAAGATAAAAGAATATCGGGTCAATATTAAAATCACCTTTGAACTTACTTAA
- a CDS encoding DinB family protein produces the protein MKWRRPNKDEMAGYFERYVSQVPESDPVEVLKMLKTDTRDMMLSLSLDQWDHRYADGKWTIKEVWVHVMDTERIFAYRALRFGRADETPLPGFEQDDYILPSRANDRTIAGIIQEYEAVRNASITLFENLPAEALDRTGKAANNVISVRAFAFLIAGHERHHIKGLKDNYGVKV, from the coding sequence ATGAAATGGCGTAGACCAAACAAGGATGAAATGGCAGGATATTTTGAACGATATGTCAGCCAGGTACCTGAATCAGACCCCGTGGAAGTATTAAAAATGTTAAAAACAGATACCCGGGACATGATGCTTTCACTTTCTCTAGACCAGTGGGATCATCGGTATGCGGATGGCAAATGGACGATCAAGGAAGTATGGGTGCATGTGATGGACACCGAAAGAATATTTGCCTACCGGGCTTTGAGATTTGGTCGTGCGGATGAGACTCCTTTGCCCGGGTTTGAACAGGATGACTATATCCTTCCTTCCAGGGCCAATGACCGGACGATAGCGGGCATTATACAAGAATACGAAGCAGTTAGAAATGCGAGTATCACCTTATTTGAAAATCTGCCTGCAGAAGCTTTAGATCGAACCGGAAAAGCTGCCAACAATGTGATCAGTGTTCGTGCATTTGCATTTTTGATAGCCGGGCATGAGCGCCATCATATCAAGGGTTTGAAGGATAATTATGGGGTGAAAGTTTGA
- a CDS encoding RES family NAD+ phosphorylase translates to MECFRIAQAQYARDLTGTGARLYGGRWNSEGHRAIYAASYRSLALLEVLVHLDLNSLQERVYEMAILSLSVQASKSMTKLETKDLPALWMQPENQSLTQKLGDQFLMENLTLLLQVPSAIMPEEYNYIINPMHPLMKEVNISNIRTLNLDQRLIKQTKK, encoded by the coding sequence ATGGAGTGCTTTAGAATAGCCCAGGCGCAGTATGCCAGGGATTTGACTGGCACAGGTGCCCGATTGTATGGAGGTCGCTGGAATAGTGAAGGCCACCGTGCCATTTACGCTGCTTCATATCGTTCGCTCGCCTTGTTAGAGGTGTTGGTTCATTTGGATTTAAATAGTCTGCAGGAACGCGTCTACGAAATGGCCATCTTAAGTTTATCTGTTCAGGCTTCCAAGAGCATGACCAAATTGGAAACAAAAGATCTCCCTGCTTTATGGATGCAGCCCGAAAATCAATCACTCACTCAAAAACTGGGTGACCAGTTCCTTATGGAAAACCTGACTTTGTTGCTCCAGGTCCCCTCTGCCATCATGCCTGAAGAGTATAATTATATCATTAACCCGATGCACCCATTGATGAAAGAAGTCAATATTAGCAATATCCGTACACTGAATCTGGATCAACGACTGATCAAACAAACAAAAAAGTAA
- a CDS encoding MFS transporter, protein MIGMERTIIPQFATIEFGVASKTALLSFITAFGLTKAITNYFTGRLANRFGRKNMLVSGWLVAIPIPFILIYANHWNWVILANILLGISQGLTWSSTVLMKIDLVGEKDRGLAMGLNEFSGYVAVGLVAFLSGWIADKYGITPYPFYIGIFISMAGLLLTLILVKDTRAFVQHESLTDHTGPLQNIFIETSFKNKTLSAVTQAGLVNNLNDGMIWGLLPVLLLSLHFNTKDIGILAAIYPTIWGIGQLFTGKMSDIYSKKRMLFIGMLLQGLAILMIPQTTSFIGLGSISTALGLGTALVYPTFLSAIAQATSPIQRAESIGIFRLWRDLGYAIGAIISGVTADLLGIEYAIYLIGGLTLVSALVIKSRMPATPPG, encoded by the coding sequence ATGATAGGGATGGAGCGGACGATTATCCCTCAATTTGCCACTATCGAATTTGGAGTGGCTTCTAAGACTGCCCTATTGTCTTTCATCACTGCTTTTGGCTTGACCAAAGCAATTACAAACTATTTCACGGGACGACTGGCCAATCGATTTGGTAGAAAAAATATGTTAGTATCAGGTTGGCTGGTAGCTATACCGATTCCTTTTATATTAATTTATGCCAACCATTGGAACTGGGTTATACTCGCCAATATACTTTTGGGCATAAGTCAGGGCCTTACGTGGAGTAGTACTGTGCTGATGAAAATCGACCTGGTTGGTGAAAAAGACAGGGGACTTGCCATGGGACTCAATGAATTCTCCGGTTATGTCGCAGTAGGGTTGGTGGCATTTCTGTCTGGGTGGATCGCTGACAAATATGGCATCACCCCTTATCCTTTTTATATAGGCATTTTTATTTCTATGGCTGGGTTGCTACTTACGTTAATATTGGTGAAAGATACCCGGGCATTTGTGCAACATGAGAGCTTAACTGACCATACCGGGCCATTACAAAATATTTTTATAGAGACCAGTTTCAAGAACAAAACTTTGAGTGCAGTCACACAAGCAGGCTTGGTCAATAATTTAAACGATGGCATGATCTGGGGATTGCTGCCAGTATTATTATTGTCGCTCCACTTCAATACCAAAGACATTGGAATCCTAGCAGCTATCTATCCTACCATTTGGGGCATCGGACAACTTTTTACAGGTAAAATGTCAGATATCTATTCAAAAAAACGAATGTTGTTCATAGGTATGCTGTTGCAAGGCCTGGCCATTTTAATGATTCCCCAGACCACCTCTTTTATCGGACTCGGTAGTATATCGACTGCACTGGGTCTGGGGACAGCGCTTGTTTACCCTACATTTTTATCGGCCATTGCTCAAGCTACCAGCCCCATACAGCGTGCCGAAAGCATAGGCATCTTTAGATTATGGAGAGACCTGGGCTATGCGATTGGAGCCATCATCTCGGGTGTGACGGCTGATTTATTAGGAATTGAGTATGCCATTTATCTGATCGGCGGACTCACGCTGGTATCAGCTTTGGTCATAAAATCGCGTATGCCTGCTACTCCGCCAGGATAG
- a CDS encoding sugar phosphate isomerase/epimerase: MSKLSNVKGPAIFLAQFMGDQAPFNSLDTICQWAADLGYIGIQIPSWDGRLIDLPTAATSQTYCDDLKGKVAAHGLQITELSTHLQGQLVAVNPAYDELFDAFAPDEVKGNPKARTAWAVKTLKQAAHASKNLGLNAHATFSGALIWHTVYPWPQRPKGLVEAAFKELAARWVPILNEFDACGVDLCYEIHPGEDLHDGISFERFLAATGHHKRCNILYDPSHFVLQHLDYLQYIDFYHQHIKMFHVKDAELNPTGRSGVYGGYADWVDRAGRFRSLGDGQVDFMAIFSKLAQYGYDGWAVLEWECCIKDSGQGAAEGAPFISDHIIKVTERAFDDFAGAGADDAFNWRVMGL; this comes from the coding sequence ATGAGCAAACTTTCAAATGTCAAAGGACCGGCCATCTTTCTCGCACAGTTTATGGGAGATCAGGCTCCTTTCAACTCTTTGGACACTATCTGCCAATGGGCTGCGGATCTTGGTTATATCGGCATCCAAATTCCCTCCTGGGATGGCAGGCTCATAGACCTTCCGACAGCGGCGACCAGCCAAACCTATTGTGATGATCTAAAAGGTAAAGTAGCCGCTCACGGACTGCAAATCACCGAGCTCTCAACCCACCTCCAAGGTCAATTGGTCGCCGTCAATCCCGCCTATGACGAACTTTTCGATGCCTTCGCACCTGATGAAGTGAAAGGCAATCCCAAAGCCCGCACAGCATGGGCGGTTAAAACATTAAAACAAGCTGCCCACGCCAGCAAGAACCTCGGGCTTAATGCCCATGCGACTTTCTCCGGGGCACTGATATGGCATACCGTATACCCCTGGCCACAGCGACCCAAAGGTCTAGTAGAAGCCGCTTTCAAAGAACTTGCTGCAAGATGGGTACCTATCCTCAATGAATTTGATGCCTGCGGCGTGGACCTGTGCTACGAAATACATCCTGGCGAAGACTTGCATGATGGCATCAGCTTTGAGCGCTTTTTGGCAGCTACCGGCCACCATAAAAGATGCAATATCCTCTATGATCCCAGTCACTTCGTACTCCAGCACCTCGACTATCTACAATACATCGATTTCTATCATCAACATATCAAGATGTTCCATGTCAAAGATGCTGAGCTTAATCCTACAGGTCGATCAGGCGTCTATGGCGGCTATGCTGATTGGGTAGACCGTGCAGGCAGATTCAGATCATTGGGCGACGGACAAGTAGATTTTATGGCGATCTTCTCCAAATTGGCTCAGTATGGCTATGATGGTTGGGCGGTACTCGAATGGGAGTGCTGCATCAAAGACTCTGGCCAGGGAGCTGCCGAAGGCGCACCGTTCATCAGTGATCATATAATAAAAGTGACTGAGCGGGCCTTTGACGACTTTGCAGGAGCAGGGGCTGATGATGCATTTAACTGGAGAGTAATGGGTCTGTGA
- a CDS encoding NAD(P)H-dependent oxidoreductase — protein MQMTSPPQPLRYLVFSASLREDSLNTRLAKLAAGVITKNGGIVDYATMSEFDSPSFNQDLEVKGIYPDQAERFRQRIESNDAFIISSPEYNGSLPGVLKNAIDWVSRVRPQPFNEKNALLMSASPSMAGGNRALWSLRMPLEHLGTRVFPNMFSLAMAHKAFSPEGNIADETLQKRFEENLVAFMSLVESSKHYPCIKKAWIEFMGEKTDLMAERTN, from the coding sequence ATGCAGATGACCTCGCCTCCACAACCTTTACGATATCTCGTTTTCTCTGCTTCTTTACGCGAAGATTCACTCAATACCCGCCTGGCCAAATTAGCAGCCGGTGTCATCACCAAAAATGGTGGAATCGTAGATTATGCCACTATGAGTGAGTTTGACAGCCCATCCTTCAATCAAGATTTGGAGGTAAAAGGCATCTATCCGGATCAGGCTGAACGGTTTCGTCAAAGGATAGAGTCCAATGATGCTTTTATCATATCATCTCCTGAATACAATGGATCCCTACCTGGAGTGCTCAAAAATGCAATTGATTGGGTATCAAGGGTCAGACCTCAGCCATTCAATGAAAAAAATGCCCTCTTAATGTCGGCTTCTCCTTCGATGGCAGGTGGCAATCGGGCGCTCTGGTCACTTAGAATGCCATTGGAACACCTCGGTACCAGGGTGTTTCCCAATATGTTTTCCTTGGCGATGGCTCACAAAGCCTTCTCTCCGGAAGGCAATATCGCAGACGAAACCCTACAAAAACGATTTGAAGAAAACCTGGTGGCCTTTATGAGCCTGGTAGAATCATCAAAACACTATCCTTGTATCAAAAAGGCCTGGATAGAGTTTATGGGTGAGAAAACTGATCTGATGGCGGAAAGGACTAACTAG
- a CDS encoding methyltransferase domain-containing protein → MQSTHRIYCFLLYIFACLPIGCIDRNEKPLEIVEAPVKVHDTNVAPDTEPIVPIMSRVAWQKPSLILDRLSEELSHKKIADIGAGPNGFFTFWMAQEGADVIAVDIDPEALKYIEQEKANLDSTRQSRITTRLARPDDPNLRAAEVDGILIVNTIAFIQNRSKYLNLLKTKLKEGGKIVIVDFKMNRLPAQIAPPKSQRIAPDVVEELLYQAGYHHIVVDDQELQYQYIVTAEK, encoded by the coding sequence ATGCAATCAACCCATCGGATATATTGCTTTCTTTTATATATATTTGCCTGTCTACCCATAGGTTGCATTGATCGTAATGAAAAACCCCTCGAAATCGTTGAAGCACCCGTCAAGGTCCATGACACGAATGTCGCTCCGGATACAGAGCCGATAGTACCTATCATGAGCCGGGTCGCCTGGCAAAAACCGAGCCTTATCCTAGATAGGTTGTCAGAAGAACTCAGCCACAAAAAGATCGCCGATATTGGAGCCGGACCCAATGGGTTTTTTACTTTTTGGATGGCCCAGGAAGGTGCTGATGTCATCGCTGTTGATATCGATCCTGAAGCTTTAAAATACATCGAACAAGAAAAAGCCAACCTCGATAGTACCCGCCAATCACGCATCACTACACGACTAGCCCGACCCGATGACCCAAATCTGCGAGCTGCCGAAGTCGATGGCATCCTCATCGTCAATACGATTGCTTTCATTCAAAACCGGTCCAAATACCTTAACCTCCTCAAAACTAAACTCAAAGAAGGTGGCAAAATAGTCATCGTAGATTTCAAGATGAATCGACTCCCTGCTCAGATTGCGCCTCCCAAATCCCAGCGTATTGCACCTGATGTGGTCGAAGAACTGCTGTATCAGGCCGGCTATCACCATATAGTAGTGGATGACCAGGAATTGCAGTATCAATATATCGTGACAGCGGAGAAGTAG
- a CDS encoding mechanosensitive ion channel family protein, protein MLDNFENLKNWMLKNPTATNFLEYLIWVVLIVSLIAFIRRFLRNKFPDSSLRYKSQKGIEIIGYLFIIIITISYFTGSINDFGLAIGLLTAGITITLQELILSIAGSFYIFFVRVYKPGDRIEINGIKGDVIDIDSIYTSMMEIGEWVSSDNYSGRIVKLSNSFVFKGPVYNYSQDFPFVWDEFNLPIRYGSDIDLAKSIVIEIASENLSQFVADSKADWQKVVDKYYIENAQVDPTLAITMTDNWIEFNLRYIVDYKKRRYTKHILNELIGKRFLESNGKVNFASTTVEIVRIPLIDITQDTSSHDNI, encoded by the coding sequence ATGTTGGACAATTTCGAAAATTTAAAAAACTGGATGTTGAAAAATCCAACGGCCACTAACTTCCTGGAATATTTAATATGGGTAGTATTGATCGTTTCTCTGATCGCTTTTATCAGACGGTTTCTAAGGAACAAATTTCCTGACTCATCATTGAGATATAAATCGCAAAAAGGAATTGAAATAATCGGATATTTATTTATCATCATTATTACCATTTCTTATTTCACAGGCAGTATTAATGACTTTGGCTTAGCTATTGGGTTATTGACTGCTGGTATCACCATCACTTTGCAAGAATTGATTCTTAGCATTGCCGGATCGTTTTATATTTTCTTTGTAAGGGTATATAAGCCAGGCGATCGAATTGAAATTAATGGCATCAAAGGTGATGTCATCGACATTGACAGTATTTATACGAGTATGATGGAAATAGGAGAATGGGTTTCAAGTGATAATTACAGTGGGCGAATCGTAAAATTGAGCAACTCCTTTGTTTTTAAAGGACCTGTCTATAATTATTCCCAGGACTTTCCTTTTGTTTGGGATGAATTCAATCTTCCTATCAGGTATGGGTCTGATATTGACTTAGCAAAATCTATAGTCATCGAAATAGCCAGCGAAAATCTATCTCAATTCGTAGCCGATTCCAAAGCAGATTGGCAAAAAGTAGTAGACAAGTATTATATTGAAAATGCTCAGGTTGATCCTACACTGGCTATCACCATGACTGATAATTGGATAGAATTCAATCTTCGTTATATCGTGGATTATAAAAAACGCAGATACACCAAACATATTCTCAATGAACTTATTGGCAAAAGATTTCTTGAATCGAATGGAAAAGTCAACTTTGCTTCGACAACTGTCGAAATAGTTCGAATACCTTTAATAGATATAACACAAGACACATCCAGTCACGACAACATTTAA
- a CDS encoding tetratricopeptide repeat protein produces MLILVQLACKSNNSIQKEVTPQLEYFNQLIEQSPFVDSLYFARATYYYAQNSYDEAIKDLSYAIRLDSLQARYFHLLADCYMEQGNSYEGLSTMVKAGILFPTRIPTLLKLSEYQNLLKQESKSLATINRILTFNPLESEAHFMAGINYRDLGDTAQAITSFKKATSYDDHLIDAWIILSQLVQFTDPVYARQCIENALRVDSTNTQTLHSYAEFFHESDPLLALSTYHKIILLDPAYKDAFLNSGILYFSIDSFAQALQHFDIACHQSPTEPTYYYYRGIAKEAINDIEGARSDYNQALQLDANYTEAKKALEKLGQ; encoded by the coding sequence TTGTTAATTCTGGTTCAACTGGCTTGTAAATCAAATAATTCCATTCAAAAAGAAGTCACCCCACAACTTGAATACTTCAATCAACTCATTGAACAGTCCCCTTTTGTGGATAGCTTATATTTTGCGAGGGCTACGTATTACTACGCTCAAAATAGCTATGACGAAGCGATCAAAGATCTTAGCTATGCTATTCGCCTGGATTCCTTGCAGGCAAGATATTTCCATTTGTTGGCAGATTGTTATATGGAGCAAGGCAATTCTTATGAGGGGCTGTCTACGATGGTCAAAGCCGGCATATTGTTTCCAACGCGCATCCCTACCCTGCTTAAATTGAGCGAATATCAAAATCTTCTCAAACAGGAATCCAAATCTCTCGCCACGATCAATCGTATTTTGACATTCAATCCTTTGGAGTCAGAGGCTCATTTTATGGCCGGCATCAATTATCGGGACCTGGGGGATACGGCACAGGCGATCACAAGCTTTAAAAAAGCAACCTCCTACGACGATCACCTCATAGATGCCTGGATCATACTCAGTCAATTAGTACAATTTACAGATCCGGTATATGCCAGGCAATGTATAGAAAACGCCCTGAGGGTCGACTCTACCAATACCCAGACACTCCACAGCTATGCTGAGTTTTTTCATGAGTCCGATCCGCTCCTGGCGCTATCCACCTATCACAAAATCATCCTGCTGGATCCTGCTTACAAAGACGCTTTTCTCAACAGTGGTATTTTGTATTTTTCCATCGACAGTTTTGCTCAGGCGTTGCAACATTTTGATATTGCCTGCCATCAAAGCCCGACCGAGCCGACCTATTATTATTATCGCGGTATAGCCAAAGAGGCTATCAATGACATCGAAGGTGCCCGATCCGATTATAATCAGGCCTTGCAACTGGATGCGAATTATACCGAAGCTAAAAAGGCTTTAGAAAAGCTCGGCCAATAG
- a CDS encoding DUF2384 domain-containing protein — MKEKQRIKSYINPSKIDPDKGLVAQDLSATYSPLPTVTDTPTLRVILGSKAISTELDSDSDLSLIFHTREGLTKDVLSSLSKFLGVTLEQLAILLHSSYRNLARKDGSDLLDSYKTEKVLEIATFAQRGVEVIGSHAGFKRWLQSPILALGGKAPLEFLDTSFGIQLLLKLLGRLEYGVYS, encoded by the coding sequence GTGAAAGAAAAACAAAGAATCAAATCATACATCAATCCCTCTAAAATTGATCCAGATAAGGGGCTCGTGGCCCAAGATCTGAGTGCGACTTACAGTCCCTTGCCTACCGTGACTGATACGCCGACTTTGCGTGTTATATTAGGATCAAAAGCGATTTCGACCGAGCTCGACAGTGATAGTGATTTAAGCTTAATCTTTCATACCAGAGAGGGCCTTACCAAAGATGTGCTGAGTTCATTGTCCAAATTTCTCGGCGTCACGCTTGAGCAGCTTGCTATATTATTGCACAGCTCCTATCGCAATCTGGCGCGCAAAGATGGTAGTGATTTATTGGACTCATATAAAACTGAAAAAGTCCTTGAAATAGCCACTTTTGCCCAGCGTGGCGTGGAGGTGATCGGGTCACACGCTGGTTTTAAGCGTTGGTTACAGAGCCCGATTCTGGCTCTTGGTGGCAAGGCACCCCTTGAGTTTTTGGATACTTCATTTGGTATTCAGCTATTGCTCAAGTTGCTTGGCAGGTTGGAGTATGGTGTTTATTCCTAA
- a CDS encoding dodecin domain-containing protein, whose protein sequence is MATVKVIEILSSSPKSWSDATDQAIKKASKSIRDIRSANVENMSVTVENGKIKEYRVNLKLTFGLE, encoded by the coding sequence ATGGCTACAGTAAAAGTTATCGAGATACTTTCGAGCTCACCCAAATCATGGTCAGATGCTACCGATCAGGCTATTAAAAAAGCCAGTAAATCTATAAGAGATATTCGTTCTGCCAATGTGGAAAACATGAGTGTCACCGTCGAAAATGGCAAAATCAAAGAATATCGGGTCAATTTGAAATTGACTTTTGGTCTGGAGTAA
- a CDS encoding MmcQ/YjbR family DNA-binding protein, whose amino-acid sequence MIAGDTFVELVLSFSGTEQRPHFDRLGFSIIGKRMFATYLAKNNTANIFLTKIEQTVFCEMDPQNIYPVPNKWGDKGATTFDLNGVSQEIVMEALISAYHDVLRKK is encoded by the coding sequence ATGATTGCAGGTGATACTTTTGTAGAATTAGTACTGTCCTTTTCCGGTACAGAACAAAGACCACATTTCGATAGGTTAGGCTTTAGTATCATCGGGAAACGGATGTTTGCTACCTACCTGGCCAAAAACAATACCGCAAACATCTTTTTAACTAAAATAGAGCAAACAGTATTTTGTGAAATGGATCCCCAAAACATCTATCCTGTGCCAAACAAATGGGGGGATAAAGGGGCAACTACTTTTGATCTGAATGGAGTATCACAGGAGATAGTGATGGAGGCACTGATTTCTGCGTATCATGATGTGTTGAGAAAAAAATAA
- a CDS encoding DUF1835 domain-containing protein, giving the protein MDPTLTYHLLNGDALADKLNQSFPLNNFIICRECLMDGVVQAPTLEAFWINRADFIAETFHLPQAEYFEKVVKELDKLASIPDHAEVCLWFENDLFCQANMWFMLSVLSTRPNLKIYRVFPIIKNKGDFWKGFGVDDTETLVLAYSSKILFQPDDIDLGQNLWKAFRNGDLSKLKSISPTPSPCFELLEEVCQAHIDRFPVGNDLPRPEKILQGIIKSKPNDFYQTFNAFSAMAGIYGFGDTQVKRMYDQLIIEAKISERDAK; this is encoded by the coding sequence ATGGATCCTACGCTGACTTATCACCTACTGAATGGCGACGCATTAGCTGATAAATTAAACCAATCTTTTCCTCTCAATAATTTTATTATCTGTAGAGAATGCCTGATGGATGGTGTGGTACAAGCACCCACTCTTGAAGCGTTCTGGATCAACCGCGCTGATTTTATTGCAGAAACCTTTCATCTTCCGCAGGCAGAATATTTTGAGAAGGTCGTAAAAGAACTGGACAAACTGGCCAGCATACCTGATCACGCAGAGGTATGCCTATGGTTTGAAAATGATTTGTTTTGCCAGGCCAATATGTGGTTCATGCTGTCAGTTCTTTCTACAAGACCCAATCTGAAAATATATAGAGTGTTCCCAATTATAAAAAACAAAGGAGACTTTTGGAAAGGATTTGGAGTAGACGATACTGAGACCTTGGTCCTCGCCTACTCGTCAAAGATATTGTTTCAACCTGATGACATTGACTTAGGCCAAAATCTCTGGAAGGCATTTAGAAATGGGGACTTATCAAAACTGAAATCTATTTCTCCTACTCCTTCACCTTGTTTTGAGCTATTAGAAGAAGTCTGCCAGGCCCATATTGATCGATTTCCCGTTGGCAACGATTTGCCCAGGCCGGAAAAAATATTGCAAGGTATTATTAAATCCAAGCCAAATGACTTCTATCAAACATTTAATGCATTCTCTGCCATGGCAGGAATTTATGGTTTTGGTGATACCCAGGTAAAAAGGATGTATGACCAACTAATCATTGAAGCCAAAATTTCAGAACGTGATGCAAAGTGA